TGGTCAAAGTTACTAAGCATGGCAAAAAGCTCGTCAAGGGTTACCGGAGTAGCTCGGGCGTCCAAAGCATAGACCAGGGGCTGGTAATCTTGGTCTAGCCCGTGGATGATGTAGGACATGAGCTCGTCATCCTGGATGGACTTGTCGGCCGCGGCGAGTTCATCGGCAAGACCTCGCATGGCGGCGAAGTAGGAGGCTACCGATTGATTTCCCTTCTGCGCGTTGATCAGCGTTGTGCAGATGTTGTTGACGTGGCTGAGTGACTGCGACAAGAACATGCTTGCCAGTGCCACCCAGAGTTCCCGCACCATGGTGATCGTAGTCACCGTGACGAGCACCTCCTTGGAGAGGTTTTGGATCAGGCATCCAAGAACCTGTTGGTCCTCCCTCACCCAGATCGGATGAAGAGGATTCGGCCCAGAGGTCTCCTTCCCGGCGGCGTCCTTGGTGACAAGGACTTTGACCGGTTCGGTTGCCGTGCCGTCGACGTAGTGGAAGACGCCGGCGCCCCGCAGCTGCGGCGTGATCTGTGTTCGCCACAGAACATAGTTGGTGCGGGAGAGCTTCTCCAGGACTCCACCGCTGAGCGTCGGCTGGAAGGAGGCAGAGGAAGACATGGTTGCTGCGCACTTTTGGTGGAGATGGACTAGCTAGATTGATGGAGGAAGATTGCTCTAATACCATGTGCGACTATGCGGGAAACGTCTTGCCTATCCTGGCCGACGTGGTACGTGTTATATAGATCGGGTGTGAGCCCAGATACGCGTACAAGTTGTTGAGGAGTACATCTTGGAGGAGAAGAATACAAGAGATAAGAGATAAGAGGAGATTAAGATTACACGAGTATCCTGCCTAACTACTCCTCCTTCGGTTGACATATCCTCCTTGCTGTACACGCCAAGGGCCTGCGCACACAATATTATGTCACGTTTAACAAATTGTTCCGTAACAACACAATAGGTGCTGCACTACAAGCACCGCCAGTAGCACCACATGCCACTTCCATTTTGAAAACTTCATCTATAACAGAAAATATATATCCCcacaaaaaaaacagaaaaaatataTGTGTTCACAATCACATCACCCTGCAAAAGAATTACTCTACCAACCAGCAGCAGTTACAAGATGGTAGAGTCTTTTTTGGAACTACAGGCCATGATACTTATGCCCATCTGAGCTGGAGGGACACCTATATGCACTGAATTTGCTGCTAATCGGAAAACGTGGAGGAGGCCCCAGCAGGGGCGCCGCCAAAGCATAGTATGTAAAGAACAGTTATATTGCTACAACCTGTTTGGGTGCTACCAGATTCCTCAAGATGCACACAATCATGAAATTATTACAGGGTGATTTAGCCCCACAACGCAAAAGTTATTTAGCCACGCAATACAAAAGGGGAAATAAAGTGAAgtattcaaacaatcggtgcccGAAGTAAATAAAAACACATGGAAATAAAAGGCAACAAAACATGCAATTGAAGATCATCAAAGCGCTGTAATTCTAAGTGAAGGTCTCCACCTGGGGCGTCAGAAGAGCTCCAAGGACCACCATCCTCGATCGTCAACATGCCATCTGGATCGCATACAGGAGATGCTAAATCATACTTATCATCTCACTGAAGTGTTTCCCAAATGCCTCGAGCCGAATGTTTCCTAGATAAACTGCAAGTAGATAAACTATTGTCAAATACAATGTTGTCTAACAGAGCTAATCCGGTTTACCTCGGAGTTAACTTTGCTGCATTTATTATCCTTTGAATTAGAAGGCAAGATTAGACAACAAACAACACTTACCAGACAATGTACAAGTGAAACATGATAAATTTTATACAAAACTAGTCACTAAAACATACGAGCGATTTTTAGTACATATACCTTTTCCTTGATGTGAGCTAGTTTCATCTGGTTCTCTTCTAACTTACACCATCTATATAATTCAGGGCAGTTCGAAATATAAAGTTCTTGGAGGTTGGTGAGTATGCTCTCCGGTAAAGAAATGATGCCCTTGCAATAAGTGATTTTAAGTGTCTTAAGCAAGGTGAGTTCTCCTAACCATTGCGGTGGTGATGTCGACGTATTGCAAAAGTGCAGGTGGAGCGATTGCAGCTGTCTAAGCTGCCTCATGTTCTCATGCAATTCCTGTAGGTGACGGATGGATATTAAGTTCAGCTGCCGAAGAGATGTGAGCTCACCTAACCACTCTGGCAATTTTTCCAGGCTACGAAATTCCAGTGATTCAAGGGAGGTGAAGGCTCGGGAGATCTGTGGTGAGATGGTCAGATCATTGCAATCGGAGATAGTTAAATCACTAAGACGATGTAGGTGGTGAAGCAATCTCCACTGGTGCAAAGGCAACTCAGAGTATTCAACTTCTAGCTTACTCACAGAAGAAGATGAGGAGGAAGCAGCTGCGCTTGACGCACACTCTCCCCATGACGATAGCACATTGTCAGCACGTGATATACGCCAGATACTCAAGTTTAGCCAACGTGAGCTCATTTGCACCATCCTCGCCTATAGAGCATGCTGTGTTGAACTCTTCCAGGTTATGCATGTTGCTGAGAACAATCTTTCGTAGGTTGGGTAGTGGGACGAGTGTTGTTGGTAGGCTGCGGCAAAGCACACCCCACATCTCCAAACTCACAAGATTAGGAAGATATTTGTTTATATGCATAAACCAGTGCGGAAACATGACATCCTTGTAACGTGTTATCTTGAAATTCTTTACAGAGCTTGGTGGCACTAGCTCTGTTAGCAACTCCATGTGTTCCACAGAACTCACACCTCCGCTCCACTGCAATGACAATTCTTTAATTCTCTGTTTTTCCATCAACCTTATACTGCGTGCCTCTTCCACGGACCTCACATTTTCAAGATCGGCGATCCCCAAAACATCAGGATTTGTATGCTTAAGCCAGACAAGACTGCTGCTAGATTCACTATCAACCACACGCACAGGAAACCCTCCCTTTTGCGGGAACAACAAGCCAAAAAGCCTTGGAATATCCACTTTCCCCACATTTTCTGGAAGGCTAGCAATGTACTGGCAGCCGGAGAGGTTCAGCTTCTTGAGCCTGCTGAAACTTTCAGGTACACAGAAACCATAGTTATTAAAAGACATGTCCAGCTGCTCCAGATTAGGAAGGGTACCGATACAGTCAATGAAACTTTGGTTTGCTGATGGGATGTCCAATAAATAATAACCCTTGCAATGAGATATATTCAAATACCGGAGTTCCGTGAGTTTGCTGATGACCTCTGGCGGCCCTATGGGTCTTCCGCGACCTGATAAATTCAAATATTGGAGTTCATAAAGGGAACCCAGGGCTTTCGGTATCAATATAGactccggtgatgcttggtattcagAAGATTCAGTAAACTCGGGGTTCCATGAAACATCGAGATACCTCAACTGTTTCAGTTGACCCATAGAATCAGGCAGCTTTTGTGCACAACATCTGCTTAAATCCAGGACAAGGAGGCATTTAGCCGGTGAAAAAGCTTCACCATTAAGCTGCAAGTAAGCACGGTCGAGAAAATGCAGTGCCCTTATCTTGGCGAGTGGAGTCACTGATGACTTAAATAGCTTGGCAAGTGGATTCATTGATGACATAAATAGCTTGGTGAGTGGATTCATTGATGACTTGAATAGCTTTCTATGATCTGTCAGCCATGCATATTGGCAGGCAGGACTCTCTACAATAATTTTATCAGCCAGAAATGATCTTGCGAGATCGTGCACCAGGTCATGCATGATCAAGAATCCATTATCGACGTCCATATAAGTCTGCATTAATAGTATGCACAGTATCAGACTTCAGAATTCGAAACAGCCTTCATGTTATTACGTATTTAACAGATTTCATTAACAACTAGACAAAAAAGGTAACCGAAAAAACATGCACACGTGAAGTCTAAAAATATAATGAGAACGGAAGGAGTAGAAGAGATGGATTTTCTGCTCTAGAGCACGGTAAATCCACACCTAAGGCAGTTCACAATGCTTTCTATATTTTCTCAACGAACCGACTAATCTCAAGGCCCCTACCTGACAAGTAAACTTCTTAACTGCGGAGCCGACAAGAGGCACAACCAGAGCTATGACAAAGGCAAAGCCGGTCCCTCGCTGACATAAACATGTGAACATTTGGCTTGTAGTCTtgaaataataataatagtaGATGATTATGCAGTCTTAGTTTCATATATTATATTTCAACTACATGATCGATAGTTCTAAAACAGACACATTAGTAAAACATTAGGTATCAATGATGTGTCAATTGCTGAATATCAGTATTTTGAGAACAGAAGTAGTATGTTGGGAGAGCTCCAATTTATGTAATAAGATTATTCCAACACAATGTAATGGTGTTGTCAACATTGCTACGAGAATATGCACCATATGATCTGCATAAGTTGAAGAAAACAAAAGATTATCCCCACAGAGGTATGCAGTAAGCAACCCATTAATTGTGACTTAAGATGTTAAAACGAagtacccgcaaaaaaaaaagatattAAAACGAAGGACATGTCTAAAAGCTGCCTAACGTATTCATTACTGTGGTAACTCACCCATTGTGACCTTGGATGTTCAAGGAAGCACATGCCAAAAAGATGACGAATATATTTATGACTGGTTTGTATATCAGAGAATGTCCTTGACGGCTCAACAAGTCCAAGAGCAATCCATTGGTGAGCTAGATCTTCTTTAGCTATCTTGTGACCTTTTGGAAAGGTTGCACAATAAGCAAAGCATAACTTCAAGTATTTATCCATAACGTGATAGCTTAGCAGCAAGGATGCATGAACATGATGAGTTGATTCTCCTGAGGCAAGCACGTCCCAGATCTCACTGTTGTTCACCGACACCCATTCATCAAATTCCATAGCATACAACATATACCCAATAGACTGGGCTGCTAAAGCCACACCTCCACACTTCTTTGCAATTTCCTTTCCGATCAATTCTAACTGCGCTCTTTCAGCTCTATTTTCAAATGAACTTTTATTTTTTATGATAGTCCAACAAATTTCATCTGTTAAGGGAGCTAGCTTATATGGCTTCACTGTGCCAGTGTGAATTTTATGTGCAACAGATTCTTCTCGTGTGGTTACTACCACCACCAATTTGCCGCCTTCACCCAGATTTAGCATACTCTCCAACTTTTTTAACTGAGGGGATTCCCTCTCCCACAGGTCATCTAAGATGATTAGAACCCTCTTACCAGAAAGGAGCTTTTGTAGGCTATTTTCTATCATCGGAAGGTCAGTATGCATACTCTTGCTACCGGATAGTTGTGTTATTATAGAATTCCCAATTTTCTTTAAATCAAATGTCTGGGACACATAGGTCCAAACCCGAGAGTACTCTTTGAACTGGAAATCATTGAAAACAAATTGTGCCATGGTTGTCTTCCCAATGCCTCCAATACCATATATCGAAAGGAAGGTGATCTCTTGTGTGGTACTCCCAGATAAATGAGCCATAATTTCCTGTTTTTCCATTTCCCTCCCTACGACTTCTGCTCCTATCTTTGCTGATGTTTCCCGGTGATCCCTGTTTTCAAGCAGACTAGGggcattttcttgcatgacagtGAAATGGGTACGTTCTTTTGCAATCCCCTTCAAGTTCCCtcccgtcttcttcctcttcttggccCTCTCCAGCCCGGGAACACTGATTTGAGAGCAACGCTGCAAGGCAATAAATTTGATTTTAGTTCATCTTGACGTTTAAAGTAATGAAACACAATTTAACTTTCCTGTGAATAAGATAGGACATACGATTAGTACTTAGAAATCAAACAGACCAGGGGTGTGCTTCAGTACACCATCGGAAAAATGGCAAAAAAAGGGTAATTTCGCCCTTTGATATTAATTGTCAACCTTTTTACATAATACTAATAGTTAGCTTTTTAGTGGAAGAACTAATCCttatttttatttctattttGAGGGGAACCGTGAGGGGAAGTATTAATCGTTAGCTAATCAATACTACATACACCAGCATGGCCCATTTCCAAATTCAAAGTCCAGAATCGAAAATCACATCCATCTTTGTTCCATTGGACTCTTGGCAAACCTTCAGGAAAAATACTCTGTCCAGTCATTTTaatgtgtaagtacatggaaagatCAGACGAATTATCACGATTAAGATCCGGATAGATATGCTTTTATTCAGTAAGCTAAGTTATATAGAAGGTTTTGATTAACAAAACGTGAAAACCAGCAGGAAAAAGCTATACTATATGCCAGGTGAAAATGACGTGCACCTTAGAAAAAAGGCAGCATTTCCTGAAATTAAAAATGTGCTTCACATAGACTTGCCTGCTGAGACTCACCACCTTCACCGATTCAATTAAGTTCCCAACTGAATGCAACAGAGTGCCCCAAGGACAGATCCGCCCATGTTGGTTTAAGCCCACAGATTGACCATGCTATGGCAACTAGATTgaacttggtggaagatcatggGCAAAACACAACGCACAGACACGGCAGGCATGTTGCTATTACATGGGTCACTCCTTTATTTATAGCAACCAAGTTACAATGACTCAATGATCAACAAGGTATGCTAATCCATCACAGAATAGTACTCCTTATACACGACCAAAGCCACGTGCAACTATGGCGTAGCTAAAACTAACATATGGCATCCAAGCCAAACAAAATATGGAAACCTCACGTTTTCTGACTCAAACTTAGCTAGGCAACTTTGGGTTATTTCCAACAGCCTCCTTGTTCCGATCACCCTATCCTCTAAGCCTGTCGGGTGCCTCATAGGAGTCCGATGCCACAGTCACTCTCGCGCTGCAAGGCACGATTTTGAACTTGCGCACTCTAATTCTTACGTTCCTGGAATTAGACGAAACTAAAATGAAATTTCTTCTACAAAGATTAAAGAGCGAGGAATCAAAAAAGATACAGAGAGTAAGTTTTGCATCTGAAAAACAAAATGACTGGGAAAGGAGAAGGATTTGCAAACTGTCCAACAGCTAGTCCATGTGCAGAAACAACTGTCTTATGCCAATTGTAAATAAGTGCTCTAACTTGCGTTTCGTTTGCATCAAGTACGCAGATAATACCTGTCTCTTGGGAATATGAGTTTCTGTCTTATTCAGGGTATCTAGGATATCTGCTACAGAGGGCCTATTGTCTCTTTCTGAATCCACACAACGCATTGCTAATTCGATACACGTTTTCACCTGACGTAATTCCTCTGATCGGTTATTCGATGTGGCTTCAATCATTGTACAATTGGTAAGTACCTACAAAACCGGAATACAGAAATATAACTTGAGGTGGGCAATACAAAAGTATGACGTACGGGTATATATTGTGCAGGGGGATTTCTCTTTATGGGTACTAAGTCAAAAGTGTTACATATGCTCCCATATATAAGCTATATTATTGTCCAAAAGCGTCACATATGACATTCCATATAACTAGTTTAGCTAGAGAATACTGGATGCATCTAACAGAAAAATGTTATAATGTGAAGGGTTACCTTGTACTTGCTCAAAAATGCAGATCGAAAGGATCTTGTCAATtggaagaaaaaaataaaaagggaataGATATGTGCTTACCATCTTTGTTCACGAAGCAAGTTCCATATGGGTTCCGTATAAATAAAGTGGATATCCAGTACCGGTTGTTATTGAACAGGTGGACCTAACATTTTCCCTTTTCGAAAACAATAAAAGAAACAGCTTTGTATATCTAGCTTATAAATTTTTGTTATAACTAAACAAATAAGTTATTAACTCATTGATTGGACAATATAATGCATAAAGTATAGACATCAAACATATATATGCTGGTTTGTTATATGAACTCGAGTGCCAAAACTGACAATATTTTTTCTTACCTGCTGCATTAATTGTGCcacatcatgcatttcaaaagaATTGGAGTAACCTGCAGGTCCTGCCATTATCTCGATCATTACAACACCGAAACCGAAGACGTCATTCTTAGGTGAGATTTTGCCTTCATTAAGGAATTCTGGTGGCATGTACTTCCTGCGTAACACCAAGGACACAATCAGTGTAGACACTGGCGGAGCTTTCTTAGGGCGAAATGTGctgccaccccccccccccccccggggggggggggggggattcagCCCAAGCTCTGCCACTGAGTGTATATTCCATTTGTTCGAttagaaaagaaagaaaaatcaaAATGAGGCATTTCACGGGCAACTTACCGGGTTCCTATGATTCTTTGTGTGATATGTGTGTGTGATGGAGTGAATAGCCTTTACAATCCAAAATCCGCCACTTTAGGCTCCATGGAACTGTCTAGTAATATATTGGTCGGCTTCAAATCAAGATGACAAATTTGTGGTTTGCATTCGTGAAGGAAATTTAAACCTTCACAGATCCCCTTTATAATATTGTAATGTGTGCTCCAATTAGGTGCGAAAGATTGTGCTACACAAGTTGACAAAGAGAATATTACACAAATGAGAGTTTACGAATTCAGTTTTTCTTAAACGCATAAGAAAATCATCTTGCTGATGTTAAGTTCTCATACCACAAAGATGCTTGTCTAGGCTTCCACACTGCAAGTACTCAAAGCAGAGGACTCTATATATGTGTTGGCTAAATTGATTTGCACCATTGTGTTCAATTAGTTCATTCTGTATTTCATAACAATAGCCAAGTAACTGTACGATATTTGGATGCTTAACCTTCAAAAGGTTACCAACTTCATTGATATATTGTTGGTCATCAAGTCCTAGCACCGTATCAACATGAAGCAACTTCACAGCAATCTCTCTCCTATTGTAAACTCCCTGCTTGACATAAGTATTATACATAAATATTTGTTTATGACTGGGTCATTTGTTGTTAGTTCTGGTATATTTGTTGAAACACAAAATTTCAAGTAAATAAGCCATACCTTGTAAACGTCTCCATACCCACCCCTTCCTATTCTTGAGTCCGCTGAGAATCCATTTGTAATCTTTTTTAAGATATGTAACGGTATATAATAATTCTCTGCAGTCATGTTATGTCAGCTAGCTTGGACCTTCTATACATACACAAAAGAAAAGTGTGAAAAAATATGACTCGTGTAGATTTAAATACAAGAGAACAAATTTTCGAATGATGGCAAGGAAAACAAAATCGGCGTGAGAAGAAATAGTTTAACACGGCATGGTCCTAGCATTCTGACCCTCGGTGACAGTTTTACTATGGACTTAGTGCCATAGGTGAGATCAAGTTCTTGGGGGGCCAGCCCGAAATCTCCAGCAGGAAGCAGCACCGTCCAATTCCTCTCGGTCGGTGACGAGGTGGGCGAGGGTACCATCCCTAAGCAGCCTTAGCTATAGGTAGTAGTAGATCCAGCAGTTTCATTCTAAGGACCTCTGGTACTACAGATCTGAACTCCCTGAACTCTAAACTAAATAAATAAATCAGCGGATTAATTAGTTGTCCTCAATCTGCAGTGCAGGGTTAAAAGTACAAATTTCCATAGGGATTAGGGGGTAGCTTAGCTGGACTAATTTCCATAGGGATTAGGGGGTAGCTTAGCTGGACTAATTTCCATAGGGATTAAGGTAAAAACAAGTAAACAACCTACAAGATAGAATCTGCAGCTCAATTAGTGAATCTGCAGTGCAGGGTCAAAAGTACAAATTAACCGTGCCACTCGCTAGCTGAACCTGCTGGGGCTGGTTCTCAGATATAAGGCAAGCAGAAGAGACTGCAGTAGCAGCACGCAGACCGTTCCTACCTAGGGGAAGGAGAAGAATAGAAATTACTTACCCATGGTGGTGCTTGTGAGGCGGGGCGGCCGGAGTTGGAGTCAGCccggctcggctcggctcggCGGTGATACGGGTGGggaaaggagggggaggagagtcagaggaggaagaaaggggaAGGCTCAGGCGGTCAGGCCACCAGGCCAGGGGAGACGAACAGGAAAAAAAAATCTCCAATTTACAAATATTTTTTCGACAAAGCTCCAATTTACAAATAGGGAAACACTTATCATCAACCGGCAGATAACTGGCCGCGTCCGTCATCTTCCCTGCGTGACACGCCTACCGCATACCATCCTTCAATAAACTCGCTTTTGCAATAGGAGCTATGCTTCCGAAACATACGCAGTGTTGCAATACTCTATAACGGGTCTACG
The sequence above is a segment of the Aegilops tauschii subsp. strangulata cultivar AL8/78 chromosome 6, Aet v6.0, whole genome shotgun sequence genome. Coding sequences within it:
- the LOC109766724 gene encoding probable disease resistance protein At1g59620 isoform X1, with the translated sequence MPPEFLNEGKISPKNDVFGFGVVMIEIMAGPAGYSNSFEMHDVAQLMQQVLTNCTMIEATSNNRSEELRQVKTCIELAMRCVDSERDNRPSVADILDTLNKTETHIPKRQRCSQISVPGLERAKKRKKTGGNLKGIAKERTHFTVMQENAPSLLENRDHRETSAKIGAEVVGREMEKQEIMAHLSGSTTQEITFLSIYGIGGIGKTTMAQFVFNDFQFKEYSRVWTYVSQTFDLKKIGNSIITQLSGSKSMHTDLPMIENSLQKLLSGKRVLIILDDLWERESPQLKKLESMLNLGEGGKLVVVVTTREESVAHKIHTGTVKPYKLAPLTDEICWTIIKNKSSFENRAERAQLELIGKEIAKKCGGVALAAQSIGYMLYAMEFDEWVSVNNSEIWDVLASGESTHHVHASLLLSYHVMDKYLKLCFAYCATFPKGHKIAKEDLAHQWIALGLVEPSRTFSDIQTSHKYIRHLFGMCFLEHPRSQWTYMDVDNGFLIMHDLVHDLARSFLADKIIVESPACQYAWLTDHRKLFKSSMNPLTKLFMSSMNPLAKLFKSSVTPLAKIRALHFLDRAYLQLNGEAFSPAKCLLVLDLSRCCAQKLPDSMGQLKQLRYLDVSWNPEFTESSEYQASPESILIPKALGSLYELQYLNLSGRGRPIGPPEVISKLTELRYLNISHCKGYYLLDIPSANQSFIDCIGTLPNLEQLDMSFNNYGFCVPESFSRLKKLNLSGCQYIASLPENVGKVDIPRLFGLLFPQKGGFPVRVVDSESSSSLVWLKHTNPDVLGIADLENVRSVEEARSIRLMEKQRIKELSLQWSGGVSSVEHMELLTELVPPSSVKNFKITRYKDVMFPHWFMHINKYLPNLVSLEMWGVLCRSLPTTLVPLPNLRKIVLSNMHNLEEFNTACSIGEDGANELTLAKLEYLAYITC
- the LOC109766724 gene encoding probable disease resistance protein RF45 isoform X2, with the translated sequence MPPEFLNEGKISPKNDVFGFGVVMIEIMAGPAGYSNSFEMHDVAQLMQQVLTNCTMIEATSNNRSEELRQRCSQISVPGLERAKKRKKTGGNLKGIAKERTHFTVMQENAPSLLENRDHRETSAKIGAEVVGREMEKQEIMAHLSGSTTQEITFLSIYGIGGIGKTTMAQFVFNDFQFKEYSRVWTYVSQTFDLKKIGNSIITQLSGSKSMHTDLPMIENSLQKLLSGKRVLIILDDLWERESPQLKKLESMLNLGEGGKLVVVVTTREESVAHKIHTGTVKPYKLAPLTDEICWTIIKNKSSFENRAERAQLELIGKEIAKKCGGVALAAQSIGYMLYAMEFDEWVSVNNSEIWDVLASGESTHHVHASLLLSYHVMDKYLKLCFAYCATFPKGHKIAKEDLAHQWIALGLVEPSRTFSDIQTSHKYIRHLFGMCFLEHPRSQWTYMDVDNGFLIMHDLVHDLARSFLADKIIVESPACQYAWLTDHRKLFKSSMNPLTKLFMSSMNPLAKLFKSSVTPLAKIRALHFLDRAYLQLNGEAFSPAKCLLVLDLSRCCAQKLPDSMGQLKQLRYLDVSWNPEFTESSEYQASPESILIPKALGSLYELQYLNLSGRGRPIGPPEVISKLTELRYLNISHCKGYYLLDIPSANQSFIDCIGTLPNLEQLDMSFNNYGFCVPESFSRLKKLNLSGCQYIASLPENVGKVDIPRLFGLLFPQKGGFPVRVVDSESSSSLVWLKHTNPDVLGIADLENVRSVEEARSIRLMEKQRIKELSLQWSGGVSSVEHMELLTELVPPSSVKNFKITRYKDVMFPHWFMHINKYLPNLVSLEMWGVLCRSLPTTLVPLPNLRKIVLSNMHNLEEFNTACSIGEDGANELTLAKLEYLAYITC
- the LOC109766724 gene encoding probable disease resistance protein RF45 isoform X3, producing MQENAPSLLENRDHRETSAKIGAEVVGREMEKQEIMAHLSGSTTQEITFLSIYGIGGIGKTTMAQFVFNDFQFKEYSRVWTYVSQTFDLKKIGNSIITQLSGSKSMHTDLPMIENSLQKLLSGKRVLIILDDLWERESPQLKKLESMLNLGEGGKLVVVVTTREESVAHKIHTGTVKPYKLAPLTDEICWTIIKNKSSFENRAERAQLELIGKEIAKKCGGVALAAQSIGYMLYAMEFDEWVSVNNSEIWDVLASGESTHHVHASLLLSYHVMDKYLKLCFAYCATFPKGHKIAKEDLAHQWIALGLVEPSRTFSDIQTSHKYIRHLFGMCFLEHPRSQWTYMDVDNGFLIMHDLVHDLARSFLADKIIVESPACQYAWLTDHRKLFKSSMNPLTKLFMSSMNPLAKLFKSSVTPLAKIRALHFLDRAYLQLNGEAFSPAKCLLVLDLSRCCAQKLPDSMGQLKQLRYLDVSWNPEFTESSEYQASPESILIPKALGSLYELQYLNLSGRGRPIGPPEVISKLTELRYLNISHCKGYYLLDIPSANQSFIDCIGTLPNLEQLDMSFNNYGFCVPESFSRLKKLNLSGCQYIASLPENVGKVDIPRLFGLLFPQKGGFPVRVVDSESSSSLVWLKHTNPDVLGIADLENVRSVEEARSIRLMEKQRIKELSLQWSGGVSSVEHMELLTELVPPSSVKNFKITRYKDVMFPHWFMHINKYLPNLVSLEMWGVLCRSLPTTLVPLPNLRKIVLSNMHNLEEFNTACSIGEDGANELTLAKLEYLAYITC